A region of [Bacteroides] pectinophilus DNA encodes the following proteins:
- the atpG gene encoding ATP synthase F1 subunit gamma, with protein MASMRDIKRRRESIQSTSQITKAMKLVSTVKLQKAKTSAENSRPFSDMMYETVCGMLARSTNIIHRYLQPSPSAKKGILVISSNRGLAGGYNANVAKLVTEGGFDKDDVLIYSMGRKAREILERKGYAMADEDYSDVINAPLYNDAMNICKRMLQDFEAGNIGEIYIAYTGFKNTVVHEPKLLKLLPVSADMMQQDGDKAGNVIPMNYEIEEDRALDLIIPKYVTSLIYGAIKEAVASENGARMQAMDSATSNAEEMISDLELKFNRARQAAITQELTEIIAGANAIS; from the coding sequence ATGGCTTCCATGAGAGATATAAAGAGGCGTAGAGAGAGTATTCAGAGCACAAGCCAGATAACAAAGGCTATGAAACTTGTTTCTACTGTTAAGCTTCAAAAAGCGAAGACTTCAGCAGAAAACTCAAGACCTTTCAGTGACATGATGTATGAGACTGTATGCGGAATGCTTGCACGTTCAACTAACATCATTCACAGATATCTTCAGCCGTCACCGTCTGCAAAGAAGGGAATCCTTGTAATATCCTCTAACAGAGGACTTGCCGGAGGTTATAATGCCAACGTGGCAAAGCTTGTTACTGAAGGCGGATTTGACAAGGATGATGTCCTTATATACAGCATGGGACGCAAGGCTAGAGAAATACTTGAGCGCAAGGGATATGCGATGGCAGACGAGGATTATTCGGATGTTATCAATGCACCGCTTTATAATGATGCAATGAATATCTGCAAGAGAATGCTTCAGGATTTTGAAGCGGGAAATATCGGCGAGATATATATAGCATATACCGGATTCAAGAATACGGTCGTTCACGAGCCTAAGCTTCTTAAGCTCCTTCCTGTGTCGGCAGACATGATGCAGCAGGATGGCGATAAGGCTGGCAATGTTATTCCTATGAATTATGAGATTGAAGAGGACAGAGCCCTTGATCTCATAATTCCTAAGTACGTTACAAGTCTTATATACGGAGCAATTAAGGAAGCTGTCGCAAGTGAGAACGGTGCAAGAATGCAGGCGATGGACAGTGCAACGAGTAACGCTGAGGAGATGATATCAGATCTTGAGCTTAAGTTCAACAGAGCACGTCAGGCAGCTATTACGCAGGAGCTTACGGAGATTATTGCGGGAGCAAATGCAATTTCTTAA